In Vicia villosa cultivar HV-30 ecotype Madison, WI unplaced genomic scaffold, Vvil1.0 ctg.001941F_1_1, whole genome shotgun sequence, a single genomic region encodes these proteins:
- the LOC131637193 gene encoding protein root UVB sensitive 5 isoform X2 — protein sequence MSRYILGDDLQLRTVLIEEDRSTENKPSVLHSPDEKLSWLPRVIKDFVLPAGFPGSVSDDYLRYMLLQFPTNVTGWICQTIVTSSLLQAVGVGSFSGTTAAASAAAIRWVSKDGIGAVGRLFIGGRFGNLFDDDPKQWRMYADFIGSAGSIFDLTTQLHPGYFLPLASLGNLTKAIARGLKDPSSRVIQSHFAISANLGEVAAKEEVWEMVAQLVGLGLGILILDTPGLVKSYTVISSTWLCIRLLHIWLRYKSLSVLQFNTINLKRARILVKSHVLHSTVPGCMECNKEENILVWSQFMKPKIIFGSPFEKMHVMDRSHFMVEDLLKLYANEKYILVVNQQLDDLKFYVSFKVGATSLSVLRSIWQTFWLSENWEKKGNVCDQLANSLMELEDKFDDFIQKLKSAKWETQQLNLKVPKEISIDDINTF from the exons ATGAGCAGATACATTTTAGGAGATGATTTGCAGTTGCGAACAGTTCTTATTGAGGAGGATAGGTCTACGGAAAACAAGCCCAGTGTTTTGCATTCTCCTGATGAAAAACTATCCTGGCTTCCACGGGTGATTAAAGATTTTGTTTTGCCAGCAGGCTTTCCCG GATCAGTCTCAGATGATTATTTGCGTTACATGTTACTACAGTTCCCGACCAATGTGACTGGATGGATATGTCAAACCATAGTCACTTCAAGTTTG TTACAGGCTGTTGGTGTCGGTTCTTTCTCTGGAACCACGGCAGCTGCTTCTGCTGCTGCCATCAG ATGGGTATCAAAGGATGGCATTGGAGCTGTCGGGCGCTTATTCATTG GTGGGAGGTTTGGAAATCTTTTTGATGACGATCCAAAGCAATGGAGAATGTATGCAGACTTCATTGGCAGTGCCGGAAG CATTTTTGATCTGACAACCCAGTTACATCCTGGATATTTTCTTCCTTTGGCATCGCTTGGAAATCTTACTAAG GCTATAGCAAGAGGACTTAAAGATCCTTCTTCTCGAGTGATTCAAAGCCACTTTGCAATTTCAGCTAATCTAGGAGAGGTAGCAGCAAAG GAAGAAGTTTGGGAAATGGTAGCTCAATTGGTTGGCCTTGGTTTGGGCATATTGATACTG GATACTCCTGGCCTTGTAAAATCATATACTGTGATTTCATCAACTTGGTTATGTATACGACTTCTTCATATTTGGCTACGTTATAAATCACTTTCAGTTCTCCAGTTTAACACG ATAAACCTTAAGCGTGCTCGCATACTGGTAAAATCACATGTTTTACATTCCACTGTTCCAG GATGCATGGAGTGCAACAAAGAAGAGAATATATTAGTTTGGTCACAATTCATGAAGCCAAAAATAATTTTTGGCTCACCCTTTGAGAAGATGCATGTCATGGACAGATCTCATTTTATG GTAGAGGATCTTCTCAAATTATATGCAAATGAGAAATATATTCTTGTGGTGAACCAGCAGCTAGATGATTTGAagttttatgtttctttcaag GTTGGAGCTACAAGTTTATCGGTATTGCGAAGTATCTGGCAGACATTCTGGCTTAGCGAGAACTGGGAGAAGAAGGGTAATGTATGTGATCAACTTGCCAATAGTCTAATGGAATTGGAAGATAAGTTTGATGATTTCATTCAGAAGTTAAAAAGTGCTAAATGGGAAACCCAACAATTAAACTTGAAGGTCCCCAAAGAAATCTCTATTGATGATATCAATACTTTTTAG
- the LOC131637193 gene encoding protein root UVB sensitive 5 isoform X1 — protein MSHTTLQFSLSSTAFNSSLKVKKKLKRVRPRCFQILCSSQHSSFKDDDNGGGEGLSKVILVERYSNGTAKRYILGDDLQLRTVLIEEDRSTENKPSVLHSPDEKLSWLPRVIKDFVLPAGFPGSVSDDYLRYMLLQFPTNVTGWICQTIVTSSLLQAVGVGSFSGTTAAASAAAIRWVSKDGIGAVGRLFIGGRFGNLFDDDPKQWRMYADFIGSAGSIFDLTTQLHPGYFLPLASLGNLTKAIARGLKDPSSRVIQSHFAISANLGEVAAKEEVWEMVAQLVGLGLGILILDTPGLVKSYTVISSTWLCIRLLHIWLRYKSLSVLQFNTINLKRARILVKSHVLHSTVPGCMECNKEENILVWSQFMKPKIIFGSPFEKMHVMDRSHFMVEDLLKLYANEKYILVVNQQLDDLKFYVSFKVGATSLSVLRSIWQTFWLSENWEKKGNVCDQLANSLMELEDKFDDFIQKLKSAKWETQQLNLKVPKEISIDDINTF, from the exons AGGTGAAGGATTATCAAAGGTGATATTGGTGGAGAGATACAGCAATGGTACTGCTAAGAG ATACATTTTAGGAGATGATTTGCAGTTGCGAACAGTTCTTATTGAGGAGGATAGGTCTACGGAAAACAAGCCCAGTGTTTTGCATTCTCCTGATGAAAAACTATCCTGGCTTCCACGGGTGATTAAAGATTTTGTTTTGCCAGCAGGCTTTCCCG GATCAGTCTCAGATGATTATTTGCGTTACATGTTACTACAGTTCCCGACCAATGTGACTGGATGGATATGTCAAACCATAGTCACTTCAAGTTTG TTACAGGCTGTTGGTGTCGGTTCTTTCTCTGGAACCACGGCAGCTGCTTCTGCTGCTGCCATCAG ATGGGTATCAAAGGATGGCATTGGAGCTGTCGGGCGCTTATTCATTG GTGGGAGGTTTGGAAATCTTTTTGATGACGATCCAAAGCAATGGAGAATGTATGCAGACTTCATTGGCAGTGCCGGAAG CATTTTTGATCTGACAACCCAGTTACATCCTGGATATTTTCTTCCTTTGGCATCGCTTGGAAATCTTACTAAG GCTATAGCAAGAGGACTTAAAGATCCTTCTTCTCGAGTGATTCAAAGCCACTTTGCAATTTCAGCTAATCTAGGAGAGGTAGCAGCAAAG GAAGAAGTTTGGGAAATGGTAGCTCAATTGGTTGGCCTTGGTTTGGGCATATTGATACTG GATACTCCTGGCCTTGTAAAATCATATACTGTGATTTCATCAACTTGGTTATGTATACGACTTCTTCATATTTGGCTACGTTATAAATCACTTTCAGTTCTCCAGTTTAACACG ATAAACCTTAAGCGTGCTCGCATACTGGTAAAATCACATGTTTTACATTCCACTGTTCCAG GATGCATGGAGTGCAACAAAGAAGAGAATATATTAGTTTGGTCACAATTCATGAAGCCAAAAATAATTTTTGGCTCACCCTTTGAGAAGATGCATGTCATGGACAGATCTCATTTTATG GTAGAGGATCTTCTCAAATTATATGCAAATGAGAAATATATTCTTGTGGTGAACCAGCAGCTAGATGATTTGAagttttatgtttctttcaag GTTGGAGCTACAAGTTTATCGGTATTGCGAAGTATCTGGCAGACATTCTGGCTTAGCGAGAACTGGGAGAAGAAGGGTAATGTATGTGATCAACTTGCCAATAGTCTAATGGAATTGGAAGATAAGTTTGATGATTTCATTCAGAAGTTAAAAAGTGCTAAATGGGAAACCCAACAATTAAACTTGAAGGTCCCCAAAGAAATCTCTATTGATGATATCAATACTTTTTAG